One Desulfobulbaceae bacterium genomic window, TACATCTCGTCTAGTGACTAATGTAACTACTGATAGTAATGCTCTCCTGTCTTATGCAAAACGGCTTAAGAGGCGCATATGGGTTAATATGGTTGATAAGTATATAGCGGTTTCTGATTATGTAGCATTACAACTTCAGGATCATGCTGGTGTGCCAGCAGAAAAAATTACCACCATCTTTAATGGGATTTTGCTTGAAAGATTTGATGTTAAAGACGTCGCAAAAGAAAAGTTGAGAGTTGAACTTTTTGGCAAGAATTCAAGGAGGAAAATAATCTGTTATGTCGGTCAATTGAGTGAAGAAAAGGGCGTTCTGTGTCTACTCGCGGCCATTCGCTGCCTTTCTGCAATAAGGGACGATTTCGTCCTGATTGTGGCGGGGGCAGGTCCTCTGGCTGCGTTGATTGCAGATAATGAAGTAATTGACGGGAAGAAGAGAATATTTTTTCTCAAGTATCGCGATGATGTGGAAAAAATATTAAGTATTTCTGATTTGCTAGTCTGTCCATCACTGTGGGAGGAGGCTTTTGGGCTAGTTCTCGCTGAAGCCGCTGCGGCTGGAGTTCCTTGCGTCGCAAGTAGAGTTGGTGGAATCCCGGAAGTGGCCATTGATGGGCAAACTGCCGTTCTTTTTGAGCCTGGTGATATTGACAATCTTACTGAGGTGCTCAACACTCTTTTGGCTGATGATGAAAAGCGTAAAACTCTTTCTATCAATAGTAAAATCCATGCCATGCGGCACTTCAATTTGAGCGATGTTGTTGCCAGAACACTGGATGTCTATAATGCTTATCTATAAAAAATGCCCATCTCAAGAGTTTTAACGGGGAAATTTCGAGACGAAGGGCTTAATTAATGATACTAACAGACTAACTCTCCAACAGTACTAACGTGAAAGACTCTCTATGCTCAATGTAGACGCAAACAGCCCACTCCAAAATCTTCACGTCAAAATTAACTCCCTCGTTTCCAAGGGGGTACGATCCCTTTTTAAGTTTAATCAAAGTCATCTAGTCGTATGTGGAT contains:
- a CDS encoding glycosyltransferase family 4 protein yields the protein TSRLVTNVTTDSNALLSYAKRLKRRIWVNMVDKYIAVSDYVALQLQDHAGVPAEKITTIFNGILLERFDVKDVAKEKLRVELFGKNSRRKIICYVGQLSEEKGVLCLLAAIRCLSAIRDDFVLIVAGAGPLAALIADNEVIDGKKRIFFLKYRDDVEKILSISDLLVCPSLWEEAFGLVLAEAAAAGVPCVASRVGGIPEVAIDGQTAVLFEPGDIDNLTEVLNTLLADDEKRKTLSINSKIHAMRHFNLSDVVARTLDVYNAYL